One part of the Candida albicans SC5314 chromosome R, complete sequence genome encodes these proteins:
- a CDS encoding uncharacterized protein (Ortholog of C. dubliniensis CD36 : Cd36_65640 and Candida albicans WO-1 : CAWG_01583) codes for MSVSDKYPELVRQFFLLDEVKEILPNYPKYKILSQTPEVDREYYKNITSPEFIRQWQPEVLNHYRNNWTEVTPLCAIVHDRTIDAGLRIQKFFHPSILPNELHGDVWILVKENKEELDAFIENVQCLQNYVRDSSNSKYTYYRCEYCKKNKGVKSKKTDCKHKIAVHALEGGKYKIVWHFQHNHAFDPRRITKATRNWLMDLASTNIPRASSDSRRSVTKFKSSSFLLSDKFKISNKVFNYYKNKNKKSQAHLDKNVIKSLKIWVSYINTLNEFAVFKKRPTNSENVEFCDVEADALNPESTWYFGIILLSNLQYMSSPQTVFLDSTHKLGHGPHNEDIITYIFITKSSLSGGGIPIGYLITNRESHEPLASFLRFFVEKKIQIKRFVIDCSATEIKAIEEGYNVGIIEPTDGSSSAGDKFEAIITFCTWHCLRAFNKAIKKGITIQNRTNNEQISPNEIITEVDGEMTDEEFINQIATQGVVAQSNLTAGRNKEEIIANQRIALSYMVELKRKKAIEEANDFLHVIEATFREYPDFVAYAQKTFKTTGKYWLNCHFGNYRELTNNCVKSYHQVLKTKYFERRRKYRVDRVIWMFIEPIAKYYEYYHSAVIVTSSLRYIDKAEEASKLKAEAVSDEDMRQMIVDLPGYIAVKSFNGSNYYKISFGERGIFSCECPYNEYSIDWCKHIFLYKRYKVAKGLDIPFVELERNPLADLSGLNGTNEIVERETDTIGDESEDEELVDSESGFKNATYNESDFGDDNFDSMENDPDGDEPDFSIENTEPTEVSQEETEEEIGARLARDRVDPGFSIDDDNIGNDFELADSSQVFTDGGTAYYTQNTESDPFIEWPISETIDSQESADVILEIESIEGVYAKKAARNIKQREENYSSLDTEVKRIQDEEKSQREKVKKLRALIKKEEMEHKKKMAAVNRIQKKRNKEKELIKTQKKALAEIQRIERMIRDNNYSEEEEHEKTEELKRLYHSTMLDSNRKQSRY; via the coding sequence ATGAGTGTTTCAGACAAATACCCAGAACTTGTTAGACAATTTTTCCTTCTTGATGAAGTGAAGGAAATTTTGCCGAACTATccaaaatacaaaattttACTGCAAACTCCTGAAGTCGATCGTGAATACTACAAAAACATCACCAGTCCTGAATTCATTAGACAATGGCAGCCAGAAGTCCTCAATCACTACCGAAATAACTGGACCGAAGTCACTCCTCTTTGTGCTATTGTACATGATAGAACCATTGATGCCGGTTTGAGAATCCAAAAGTTTTTCCATCCATCCATCTTACCGAATGAACTTCATGGCGATGTTTGGATACTAGTAAAAGAGAACAAAGAAGAACTCGATGCCTTTATAGAAAATGTGCAATGTCTTCAAAATTATGTTAGAGATAGCTCCAACAGTAAATACACTTATTATCGTTGTGAGTATTgcaaaaagaataaaggtgttaaaagtaaaaaaacTGATTGCAAGCATAAAATTGCAGTACATGCTCTTGAAGGTggaaaatacaaaatagTCTGGCACTTTCAGCATAACCATGCTTTCGATCCAAGAAGGATTACAAAGGCAACCAGAAACTGGTTGATGGACTTAGCTTCAACAAATATACCAAGGGCAAGTTCTGACAGCAGGAGATCAGTGACGAAATTCAAACTGAGTTCATTTTTACTTTCTgacaaatttaaaatttccaacaaggtatttaattattataaaaacaaaaataaaaagagcCAGGCACATCTTGACAAAAATGTTATCAAAAGTTTAAAAATATGGGTTTCATATATAAATACCCTTAATGAATTTGCCGTGTTTAAAAAGAGACCAACAAATTCTGAAAATGTTGAATTCTGTGACGTGGAAGCCGATGCTTTGAATCCTGAGTCTACGTGGtattttggaattattcTTTTGAGCAATCTCCAATATATGCTGAGCCCACAAACTGTTTTCCTTGATAGTACACATAAATTAGGCCACGGCCCTCACAACGAGGACATAATAACATATATCTTTATCACAAAAAGCTCTTTATCTGGAGGAGGGATACCAATAGGTTACTTAATAACAAATAGAGAGTCTCATGAGCCGTTAGCATCATTTTTGagattttttgttgaaaagaaaatacaaATCAAAAGATTCGTGATAGATTGTTCAGCTACTGAAATAAAAGCTATTGAAGAAGGATATAATGTTGGTATCATTGAACCCACAGATGGATCATCAAGTGCTGgtgataaatttgaagCTATCATAACGTTTTGCACTTGGCATTGTTTGAGAGCTTTTAATAAGGCAATTAAGAAAGGTAtaacaatacaaaatagAACAAATAATGAGCAAATATCCccaaatgaaattatcaCAGAAGTTGACGGAGAAATGACAGATGAAGAATTCATAAATCAGATAGCCACTCAAGGGGTTGTTGCACAATCAAACTTAACTGCAGGTAGGAATAAGGAAGAGATAATTGCAAATCAAAGAATTGCTCTTTCATATATGGTAGAATTAAAACGGAAAAAAGCCATTGAAGAAGCTAATGATTTTTTGCATGTAATCGAAGCCACGTTTCGGGAATACCCGGACTTTGTTGCATACGCCCAGAAAACATTCAAAACCACAGGGAAATACTGGTTAAACTGCCATTTTGGTAATTACAGAGAACTTACAAATAATTGTGTGAAAAGTTATCACCAAGTTTTAAAAACCAAATATTTCGAAAGACGCAGAAAATACCGAGTTGACCGAGTAATTTGGATGTTTATTGAACCCATTGCTAAGTACTATGAGTATTACCATTCAGCTGTTATTGTTACATCCCTGTTAAGGTACATTGATAAAGCTGAAGAAGCTTCCAAACTCAAAGCAGAAGCAGTTTCAGATGAGGACATGAGGCAAATGATTGTTGACCTTCCAGGTTATATTGCAGTTAAATCGTTCAATGgatcaaattattacaagatTAGTTTTGGTGAACGTGGAATCTTTTCCTGCGAATGTCCGTACAACGagtattcaattgattggtGCAAACACATTTTCTTATATAAGCGTTATAAGGTGGCTAAAGGATTGGACATACCTTTTGTCGAGCTTGAAAGAAACCCTTTGGCTGACTTAAGTGGTTTAAACGGTACTAATGAGATAGTTGAACGAGAAACAGATACTATTGGAGATGAATCAGAAGACGAAGAATTAGTTGATAGTGAGTCAGGATTTAAGAATGCCACCTATAATGAGAGTGATTTTGGTGACgataattttgattctATGGAAAATGATCCAGATGGTGACGAACCAGATTTTAGTATTGAAAACACAGAACCAACTGAAGTATCCCAAGAAGAGAccgaagaagaaattggtgCCAGGCTTGCACGCGACAGAGTTGATCCTGGGTTCTCCATAGATGACGACAATATTGGAAACGACTTCGAACTCGCTGACTCTTCTCAAGTTTTTACAGACGGTGGAACAGCTTATTACACACAAAACACAGAATCAGACCCATTTATTGAATGGCCTATAAGTGAAACAATTGATCTGCAAGAAAGTGCTGATGTTATTTTAGAAATCGAAAGCATAGAAGGGGTTTATGCTAAGAAAGCTGCTAGAAATATTAAGCAACGGGAAGAGAATTATAGTAGTTTAGATACAGAGGTTAAAAGAATTCAAGATGAGGAGAAATCTCAAAGGGAGAAGGTTAAAAAGCTAAGGgcattaattaaaaaagaagagatGGAAcataaaaagaaaatggcGGCAGTGAATAGGATTCAAAAGAAACGCAATAAGGAAAAAGAACTAATCAAAACTCAAAAGAAAGCGTTGGCTGAGATACAACGAATAGAGAGAATGATTAGAGATAATAATTACAGtgaggaagaagaacatGAAAAGACTGAGGAACTCAAACGTTTGTATCATTCAACAATGTTAGATTCAAATAGAAAACAATCCAGATATTGA
- a CDS encoding uncharacterized protein (Predicted protein of rapamycin resistance; Spider biofilm induced) — protein sequence MESDVESHDRGSKLEESTSSNDKSETNVNESEKQQHYHHHQEVAYSDELDDYHEDEVDDDEVDYDDDDDLKVVVDESLGTTILREIQDGTYVCLVCTGEINKDSQIWTCHQCFRVYDLDCIQDWAVRGSSTNKTSKEWRCPSCNHATKVIPKVFTCWCGKSINPEHNVLMPFSCGSMCNYKYASCVHSCTYICHPGQHPICGATGPMMKCHCGKESRQLPCLITPYDEGWRCAQDCDTILCDLGHKCLKGCHSGFCQVCSTMIQVSCYCGDEQKEIQCHEKVLMNCGGGRVGGYSCGKTKRFYYDCQKHFEIKSCQPPPSSLMKCKYSPEIITTCYCGKTKADLHNRTKCTDPVPECSNICDKLLACGHRCKFKCHEGDCDCISVSEIKCSCGHESYLAPCKFIQSGIKPKCNHKCSVLLNCRKHYHRLECCPDEQIGLARERDRKKAIRNNIRSNFRQDVMSIEASHICTRTCNRLKSCGKHMCQALCHNGPCEVCLESTNEDLVCPCGKTVIPAPVRCGTKLVCHEQCIRVPLCGHRPEPHECHDDSINCPKCTALVVRECDCGATSDIPGILCFQERVSCGKMCKVAKDCGHPCFRTCSSQCTKENIHNSSRDCQSYCKKIRNSCPHLCKLKCHFNKVGKSSNCDVVTCTSEVTVRCECGRLEKKIKCGASVGEPSSIGTVLECDSVCVAAKRDAALRAAFMGTPEPETTATEGSLYNALIIQDLFFGLVKDDLDRELKPLYQDKLENYEIQWLKGSSFIFYSPEKSKNMDVEEENKLYLLLKSFRRVLREKSLAFDCKLCLIDDSASFVLKIDNNSTPQSQSNLIQDVSKTKKSQNGFDVLQTDD from the coding sequence ATGGAATCTGATGTTGAACTGCATGATCGGGGACTGAAGTTGGAAGAAAGCACCAGCTCCAATGATAAGTCTGAAACTAACGTAAATGAATctgaaaaacaacaacattaccaccaccaccaagaagttgCATACTCTGATGAGCTCGATGATTATCATGAAGATGAAgtcgatgatgatgaagttgaCTATGACGATGACGACGACCTTAAAGTGGTGGTTGATGAATCACTTGGAACCACAATTCTTAGAGAAATTCAAGATGGTACATACGTTTGTCTTGTATGCACTGGTGAAATAAACAAAGATTCCCAAATTTGGACATGTCATCAATGTTTCCGGGTTTATGATCTCGACTGTATTCAAGATTGGGCTGTTAGAGGTTCCTCGACTAATAAAACAAGCAAGGAATGGAGATGTCCCAGTTGTAATCATGCCACTAAGGTTATCCCCAAAGTTTTCACTTGCTGGTGTGGCAAGCTGATCAATCCAGAACACAATGTATTGATGCCTTTTAGTTGTGGCAGTATGTGCAACTACAAATACGCAAGCTGCGTGCACAGTTGTACATACATATGCCACCCCGGTCAGCACCCTATTTGTGGTGCAACGGGGCCGATGATGAAATGCCATTGTGGCAAGGAATCACGGCAACTACCTTGCTTAATCACACCATATGATGAGGGTTGGAGGTGTGCACAGGATTGTGACACTATATTGTGTGACTTGGGCCACAAATGTCTCAAGGGCTGTCATTCAGGATTTTGCCAGGTATGTTCCACTATGATCCAGGTCAGTTGCTACTGTGGGGACGAGCAAAAAGAAATCCAGTGTCACGAAAAggtattgatgaattgtggtggtggtagagTTGGTGGCTACTCTTGTGGTAAGACTAAACGTTTTTATTATGATTGTCAGAAGCACTTTGAGATAAAATCATGTCAACCACCTCCTTCCTCCTTGATGAAATGTAAATATTCTCCAGAAATTATCACTACATGTTACTGTGGCAAAACAAAAGCTGATTTACATAATCGTACAAAATGTACTGATCCAGTCCCTGAGTGCAGTAATATTTGTGACAAATTGTTGGCATGCGGTCATCGCTGCAAATTCAAATGCCATGAAGGAGACTGCGATTGTATCTCAGTGAGTGAAATAAAATGTTCTTGTGGACATGAATCTTATTTAGCTCCATGCAAGTTTATTCAATCTGGTATTAAGCCGAAATGTAATCATAAATGTTCGGTTTTATTGAATTGCAGAAAGCATTATCATCGTTTGGAATGTTGTCCTGATGAACAAATTGGTCTTGCTAGAGAACGTGACCGCAAAAAAGCTATCAGAAATAATATTAGATCCAATTTTAGACAAGATGTGATGTCAATTGAAGCTTCTCATATCTGTACTAGAACATGTAATAGATTGAAATCTTGTGGTAAACACATGTGTCAAGCTTTATGTCATAATGGTCCTTGTGAAGTTTGTTTAGAATCAACCAATGAAGATTTAGTTTGTCCTTGTGGGAAAACGGTTATTCCAGCACCAGTTAGATGTGGTACCAAGTTGGTATGTCATGAACAGTGTATTCGTGTTCCTCTCTGTGGTCATCGTCCTGAGCCTCATGAATGTCACGATGATTCTATTAATTGTCCTAAATGTACTGCTTTAGTGGTTCGAGAATGCGATTGTGGTGCAACTCTGGATATTCCTGGAATTTTATGTTTTCAAGAAAGAGTTTCATGTGGGAAAATGTGTAAAGTTGCCAAAGACTGTGGACATCCTTGTTTCAGAACTTGTTCATCTCAATGTACAAAAGAGAATATTCACAACAGCTCCCGTGATTGTCAATCgtattgcaaaaaaatcagAAATAGCTGTCCTCATTTATGTAAATTGAAATGTCATTTTAATAAAGTTGGCAAAAGCTCAAATTGTGATGTTGTTACTTGTACTTCAGAAGTAACTGTTCGTTGTGAATGTGGACGTTTggagaaaaaaatcaaatgtgGTGCAAGTGTTGGCGAGCCTTCGAGTATTGGAACTGTTTTGGAATGTGATTCTGTTTGTGTTGCTGCGAAAAGAGATGCTGCATTGCGTGCTGCATTCATGGGGACTCCTGAACCGGAAACCACTGCCACTGAAGGATCTTTGTATAATGCATTAATCATCCAAGATTTGTTTTTCGGGTTAGTGAAAGATGATTTAGATCGAGAATTGAAACCTTTATATCAAGACAAGTTGGAGAATTATGAAATTCAATGGTTGAAAGGTTCatcatttatattttattctCCGGAAAAGTCTAAGAACATGgatgttgaagaagaaaataaattgtatttgttgttaAAGAGTTTCAGAAGAGTTTTGAGAGAGAAATCATTGGCGTTTGATTGTAAATTGTGTCTTATTGATGATAGTGCCTCATttgtattgaaaattgataataatagtacTCCACAATCTCAATCAAACTTGATTCAAGATGTttccaaaaccaaaaagaGTCAAAATGGATTTGATGTTTTACAAACTGATGATTAA
- a CDS encoding rRNA-binding ribosome biosynthesis protein (Ortholog(s) have small ribosomal subunit rRNA binding activity): MRQKRAKAYKKQMSVYVHAFKFREPYQIIVDNELITTCQSASFDINKGFTRTIQAENKPMITQCCIQALYDTKNQPAIDIAKSFERRKCNHREAIDPSQCIESIVNIKGQNKHRYIVASQDLQLRKKLRKIPGVPLIYMNRSVMVMEPISDVSNQYNMNYESKKLTGGLNDIEAGKLEKQNEGEDGDGDESEVKKKKRKGPKEPNPLSVKKKKTDNATAASTNQEQKKKPNRRKRHGKSKAEEKEDQEQEQVNEATTNEDAQEAITATE; this comes from the coding sequence ATGAGACAAAAGCGTGCCAAGGCCTATAAGAAACAAATGAGTGTGTATGTCCACGCATTCAAATTCAGAGAACCATACCAAATAATAGTAGACAATGAACTCATCACCACTTGTCAATCAGCATCATTTGACATTAATAAAGGGTTTACTCGAACTATCCAAGCAGAAAACAAACCCATGATTACTCAATGTTGTATCCAAGCATTATATGATACTAAGAATCAACCAGCAATAGATATTGCTAAATCATTTGAACGAAGAAAATGTAATCATCGTGAAGCCATCGATCCTAGTCAATGTATTGAATCAATCGTTAATATTAAAGGACAAAATAAACATCGATATATCGTTGCCAGTCAAGATTTACAATTACGTAAAAAATTGCGGAAAATCCCTGGAGTACCATTGATTTATATGAATCGATCAGTGATGGTTATGGAACCGATCAGTGATGTTAGTAATCAATATAATATGAATTATGAATCGAAAAAATTGACCGGAGGATTGAATGATATTGAAGCTGGGAAATTGGAAAAGCAAAATGAAGGTGAAGATGGGGATGGGGATGAACTGGAAgttaaaaagaagaaaagaaaaggacCTAAAGAACCAAACCCATTAAGTgtcaaaaagaagaaaacagATAATGCAACTGCTGCCAGTACTAATCAAGAgcagaaaaagaaaccaaatagaagaaaaagacaTGGCAAGTCAAAAGCAGAAGAGAAGGAAGACCAAGAACAGGAGCAAGTGAACGAAGCAACAACTAATGAAGATGCACAGGAGGCAATAACAGCTACTGAATAA
- a CDS encoding uncharacterized protein (Protein of unknown function; Spider biofilm induced), whose amino-acid sequence MQSETGSKSLTNQQPSSTREQRYSLHYCIEVQNQLENLLNYIPEKLLAKAVAHTNSTSAINMIRLIFTSGAYKERQIYYTKASHKIKPNGSGRNRGSQLQDEIAIWLLKL is encoded by the coding sequence ATGCAGTCAGAAACTGGATCAAAAAGTTtaacaaatcaacaaccTTCTTCCACTAGAGAGCAAAGATATAGCCTACACTACTGTATTGAAgtccaaaatcaattagaGAACCTACTCAACTACATACCAGAGAAACTATTAGCCAAGGCAGTGGCCCACACGAATAGCACGTCAGCAATAAACATGATCAGATTAATCTTTACGAGTGGAGCATACAAAGAACgacaaatttattatactAAAGCCTCACATAAAATCAAGCCAAACGGGAGCGGTCGTAACAGAGGTAGTCAGCTTCAGGATGAGATAGCAATTTGGCTATTGAAGTTGTAG
- a CDS encoding uncharacterized protein (Ortholog(s) have role in positive regulation of endo-1,4-beta-xylanase activity and SCF ubiquitin ligase complex, cytoplasm localization), translating into MSYKRKSYNPSPLSSPKSNTSLRHDITVTSSEYNNSDEYEVEDNVPTIFLNQLATFPLFKNAPTSFHKQVAANLRLIHYRPQEFIIKKGDLSRSMYWILKGTVSVTSTDGEEVYAELNQGEFFGEIGILYNRPRTATVIAKTRILLGVLTAESLNRVLKNFPLIERRIRDEAQERLAMQDKKNKEPLSIQSFITNLPLFQFLPPDIIHKLALSVEPLVFSPFEYILRKGDTCGDIYFIIEGEVEVLNQEGVIEIPLARLSSGSYFGEMSFLNYLQNKPRIRTATIRSVTYCELMVIKSEYLEKLCDDYPTIIEDMKITAEERKVVKPAQGIFRPNWSINPTRTIPPQKRQRENENENVDYVPFTKRMRMASMKRRRSSALAIVEPLPETILMKIFGYLSLPDLMKLRRVSKRWRKMVTTTAPLEVLDLSQYSTTIDNKALIAITDFAGSRPRVIDISGCFHITDEGFSHMVNEIGIGGRLEVLRMASVWEVTGMAIMDLCFPGEKLEEIDLTNCRKVDDNVVQRLLQKCHLKVLNLSYCKGISDSVVPYFNNLESLDLTRCSGITDAGFAQLPFSPSLRKLSLKQCSYLTDNAIYSIANAARNLEILNLNFCCGLTDGSLSAIAMGFPYLREIDLSFCGSAVSDSSVASLSVLYYLERVLVRGCVRLTRAGLDTLFGGPCPLNFIDISQCRNAHVYPGNFPAPPFQSNLVRVSNKIIYIVV; encoded by the coding sequence ATGTCATATAAACGGAAAAGCTATAACCCGTCACCATTATCTTCACCCAAATCCAACACATCGCTACGACATGACATAACCGTAACATCATCAGAGTACAACAATTCAGACGAATATGAAGTAGAGGACAATGTCCCCaccatttttttaaatcagTTGGCAACATTCCCATTGTTCAAGAATGCCCCAACCAGTTTCCACAAGCAAGTAGCAGCTAATTTACGATTAATACATTACCGACCACAAGAgtttataataaaaaaggGAGATCTTTCGAGGTCAATGTATTGGATATTGAAAGGAACAGTTAGTGTCACATCTACAGATGGTGAAGAAGTTTATGCCGAGTTAAATCAAGGCGAGTTCTTTGGAGAAATTGGAATATTGTACAATCGACCAAGAACAGCTACAGTAATAGCCAAAACGAGGATTCTTCTAGGGGTTTTAACAGCAGAATCATTAAACAGggtattaaaaaatttccCCTTGATTGAAAGACGAATTCGAGATGAGGCACAGGAAAGGTTGGCAATGCAGgacaaaaagaataaagaGCCATTGTCAATTCAGAGTTTTATTACAAATTTACCGTTATTCCAATTTCTACCTCCTGATATCATACACAAACTTGCATTGAGTGTTGAGCCACTAGTTTTCAGTCCGTTTGAGTATATTCTTCGCAAGGGTGATACTTGTGGTGACATCTATTTCATCATAGAAGGGGAAGTAGAAGTGTTGAACCAAGAAGGTGTGATAGAGATCCCATTGGCGAGGTTATCAAGTGGAAGCTATTTTGGAGAAATGTCATTTTTAAACTATCTACAAAACAAGCCCAGGATACGTACTGCAACTATTAGATCAGTCACTTATTGTGAGCTTATGGTGATAAAATCAGAGTATTTGGAAAAACTATGTGACGACTACCCTACCATTATTGAGGACATGAAAATAACCGCCGAGGAACGAAAAGTGGTCAAACCTGCGCAAGGAATATTTAGACCTAATTGGTCAATAAACCCAACAAGAACTATTCCACCACAAAAGAGACAACgagaaaatgaaaatgaaaatgtaGATTATGTTCCATTTACTAAGAGGATGAGAATGGCATCAATGAAAAGAAGACGATCTTCTGCTCTTGCCATTGTTGAACCTTTACCTGAAACtattttgatgaagatatttGGATATTTGTCATTGCCagatttaatgaaattgagaAGAGTTAGTAAAAGATGGAGAAAAATGGTTACAACAACAGCTCCACTAGAGGTTTTGGATCTAAGTCAATATAGCACCACAATTGATAACAAGGCATTGATCGCAATTACTGATTTTGCTGGCTCTCGACCGAGAGTTATTGATATATCTGGCTGTTTCCATATAACTGATGAAGGGTTTTCACACATGGTCAATGAAATAGGGATTGGTGGGAGATTGGAAGTGTTACGAATGGCGTCTGTATGGGAAGTCACTGGTATGGCAATAATGGATTTATGTTTTCCAGGagaaaaattggaagaaattgatttaacaAATTGTCGTAAAGTCGATGACAATGTAGTGCAACGATTACTACAAAAATGTCATTTAaaagttttaaatttgaGCTACTGTAAGGGTATTTCAGACAGCGTGGTACCATACTTCAATAATTTGGAAAGTTTGGATTTGACTAGATGTTCTGGTATAACTGATGCCGGGTTTGCCCAATTACCGTTTCTGCCATCACTTCGAAAGTTGAGTTTAAAGCAGTGCAGCTATTTGACCGACAATGCAATATACTCAATTGCCAATGCTGCTCGAAATCTTgagattttgaatttaaatttttgcTGTGGTTTGACCGATGGCTCTCTTCTGGCAATAGCCATGGGGTTCCCCTATCTACGGGAGATCGATTTGTCGTTTTGTGGACTGGCTGTGAGTGACTCGTCTGTGGCATCATTGTCAGTGCTTTATTACTTGGAAAGAGTATTGGTCCGAGGGTGTGTTAGATTAACTCGTGCTGGTTTGGATACGTTATTTGGAGGACCGTGTCCGttaaattttattgatataaGTCAATGCCGTAATGCTCATGTGTATCCAGGGAATTTTCCCGCCCCACCTTTTCAAAGCAATTTGGTAAGAgtatcaaataaaataatttacaTAGTTGTATAG